The Mercenaria mercenaria strain notata chromosome 8, MADL_Memer_1, whole genome shotgun sequence genome has a segment encoding these proteins:
- the LOC123566399 gene encoding uncharacterized protein LOC123566399 produces the protein MAEGEVQRKILIAMDGSKHATGAFEWFVKNIYKDTDAVTMVYCAEPGANLSQLSQLENPSVIPTMIAEHDKETQKVLKTIDDIAKKHKVEHTVERVHHRRGR, from the exons atGGCGGAGGGCGAGGTACAGAGGAAAATATTAATAGCAATGGACGGAAGTAAACACGCAACCGGTGCATTTGAAT GGTTTGTGAAGAATATTTATAAAGATACCGACGCTGTGACCATGGTATATTGTGCAGAACCTGGTGCCAACTTATCAC AACTTTCTCAGCTGGAAAACCCGAGTGTGATTCCTACAATGATAGCAGAGCATGACAAAGAAACTCAAAAAGTTTTAAAGACCATAGACGATATTGCCAAGAAACATAAAGT TGAACATACAGTGGAACGTGTACACCACCGGCGGGGACGATAG
- the LOC128559030 gene encoding uncharacterized protein LOC128559030, whose protein sequence is MASFYPTKIAKKGEAKLDLAFGLDCTSSMDPYISEARDNIVQIVNEIVQSENCDVRLALVEYRDHPPADESFITKVHDFTESVGTMKKWLRESYAAGGGDIPEAVADALNDVLNLSWRKEATKICVFITDAPPHGLGGYRDKFPEGCPLGLDPMEISKQIAAKGIAIYMAGCEPSILAYKDFYLAVAHITGGQYVPLEEARGLVKIIIYGAREEMSLKKFECEVEKEIVELKATRRVINEDELSTILHKRWETRGETTKQLTLNQRGLATAKSSATAMDITKMGFDAVKTLYKTTTPSTRKARGAAENQTDPKNQKEGDEDMKAKIAMATTALADLQTVSKTRAPINVDLSGITGAVDSGPALSEQNNPPTAVDSVNPISMRTKGGEYQCIDGGVTLSQTMRLVQKSMIKMTKLNPDEQ, encoded by the coding sequence ATGGCGTCGTTCTACCCAACAAAGATTGCGAAGAAAGGCGAAGCGAAGCTGGATTTAGCCTTTGGGTTGGACTGTACATCCAGTATGGACCCTTACATTTCAGAAGCCAGGGATAATATAGTTCAGATAGTGAATGAAATCGTTCAAAGTGAAAATTGTGACGTCAGATTAGCTCTTGTTGAATACCGTGACCACCCGCCGGCAGACGAATCTTTCATTACCAAGGTACACGATTTCACTGAATCCGTTGGAACTATGAAAAAGTGGTTGCGGGAAAGTTATGCTGCTGGTGGTGGTGATATCCCGGAAGCAGTTGCCGATGCATTGAATGACGTTTTAAATCTCTCCTGGCGTAAAGAAGCGACTAAAATCTGCGTGTTTATCACCGATGCTCCCCCTCACGGTCTTGGAGGGTACCGTGACAAGTTTCCCGAGGGTTGTCCACTTGGACTAGATCCCatggaaatttcaaaacaaattgcGGCTAAAGGGATTGCAATTTATATGGCTGGATGTGAACCGAGCATATTGGCTTACAAGGACTTTTACCTAGCAGTAGCACATATAACTGGGGGTCAGTATGTCCCGCTAGAGGAGGCACGGGGTCTTGTTAAAATCATCATATATGGAGCCCGTGAAGAAATGTCGTTGAAAAAGTTTGAATGTGAAGTAGAAAAGGAAATAGTTGAGCTCAAAGCGACCAGAAGAGTCATAAATGAAGATGAACTTTCGACAATACTTCATAAAAGATGGGAAACACGTGgcgaaacaacaaaacaacttacaTTAAACCAACGCGGTTTGGCAACAGCAAAAAGTTCTGCTACTGCCATGGATATAACAAAAATGGGATTCGATGCGGTCAAAACGCTTTACAAAACTACAACGCCTTCCACGAGAAAAGCAAGAGGTGCAGCCGAAAATCAAACCGACCCTAAAAACCAAAAGGAAGGGGACGAGGATATGAAGGCTAAGATTGCTATGGCAACCACTGCCCTCGCCGATCTTCAAACTGTCTCCAAAACTCGGGCACCTATTAATGTCGATCTCAGTGGAATAACAGGAGCCGTTGATTCTGGTCCAGCTTTGTCAGAACAGAACAATCCGCCGACCGCTGTGGATAGCGTGAATCCCATTTCCATGCGGACGAAGGGAGGGGAGTACCAGTGTATCGACGGAGGGGTGACCTTATCTCAAACCATGAGATTAGTGCAAAAATCTATGATCAAAATGACGAAACTCAATCCAGATGAACAGTAA